In a single window of the Gossypium hirsutum isolate 1008001.06 chromosome D02, Gossypium_hirsutum_v2.1, whole genome shotgun sequence genome:
- the LOC107903607 gene encoding U-box domain-containing protein 16 produces the protein MAVSPHAFPPRKRRPSAGAFVSPKLADINLVKSLLSLSQEISSFKPFQCLLKRNSVSSINKSKLLSILFDELIKNPASVFFSPSTLLCFEEMYIALQRIKTLLEDCSNGSKMWMLMQIQVLSNNFHELTLELSTLLDIFPFKEIELSQDVEELVVLVRKQCGKSKPVVDPGDVFLRREVLTMLDRIEKEIVPDQLKLKKVMEYLGLRDGSSCREEIESLQDEIQNQVDEKSKSDIVSLIGLVRYANCVLFGSSTASKPDHRRQKSTSDLTIPADFRCPITLELMRDPVVVATGQTYDRKSINLWIESGHSTCPKTGQTLIHTNLIPNRALRNLITMWCREQGIPFETVGNNEKVNSVKGTKAAFEATKMTVSFLVNKLSGSQTMEAANGVVYELRALSKTDSDSRACIAEAGAIPILVRYLGSSVGLEHPNLQVNAVTTILNLSILEANKTRIVETDGALNGVIEVLRSGATWEAKGNAAATIFSLSGIHGYRKGLGRKTRVIKGLLDLAKDGTTSCQKDALLAILNLAGDRETVGRLVEGGVIQMVSGVIDELPEEAVAILEAVTRRGGLAAIAAAFNIIKKLGVILREGSDNARESASATLVTMCRKGGPEMVAELAVIPGIERIIWEVMGGGTARGRRKAATLLRILRRWAAGLDLDTNNVVDSSNMITMTVGTSRTILQA, from the coding sequence ATGGCTGTTTCTCCTCATGCTTTTCCGCCGAGAAAGCGGCGGCCTTCGGCCGGAGCTTTTGTATCGCCCAAATTAGCCGATATCAACTTGGTAAAGTCCCTTCTTTCTTTGTCACAAGAAATCTCTTCTTTTAAACCATTTCAATGTCTTCTAAAACGGAACTCGGTTTCCTCCATTAACAAATCCAAGCTTCTCTCGATATTATTCGACGAGCTGATAAAAAACCCAGCTTCTGTTTTCTTTTCTCCTTCAACCCTTTTGTGCTTTGAAGAAATGTACATAGCTTTACAAAGGATTAAAACATTGCTCGAAGATTGTTCAAATGGAAGCAAGATGTGGATGTTAATGCAAATCCAGGTATTATCTAATAATTTTCATGAACTCACCCTCGAGTTATCGACTCTACTCGATATTTTCCCTTTTAAAGAGATTGAACTGAGTCAAGACGTGGAAGAACTCGTGGTTTTGGTACGGAAACAGTGCGGTAAGTCGAAGCCGGTTGTGGATCCCGGCGATGTGTTTCTCCGGCGAGAAGTTTTGACCATGTTGGATCGGATCGAAAAAGAGATCGTTCCCGATCAGTTGAAGCTTAAAAAAGTCATGGAGTATCTGGGATTACGTGACGGTTCGAGTTGCAGAGAAGAAATCGAGAGCTTACAAGATGAAATCCAGAATCAAGTCGACGAGAAATCGAAATCGGACATCGTTTCTTTGATTGGCCTTGTTCGTTACGCTAATTGCGTGTTGTTCGGATCTTCGACGGCAAGTAAACCGGATCATCGGCGGCAAAAATCGACGTCGGATTTGACTATCCCGGCTGATTTCCGGTGTCCGATTACTCTTGAGTTGATGAGGGATCCGGTTGTCGTGGCGACGGGTCAGACGTACGATCGGAAATCTATCAATCTATGGATTGAATCTGGGCATTCCACATGTCCTAAAACGGGTCAAACCCTGATCCATACCAACCTTATACCGAACCGAGCTTTGAGGAATCTTATAACTATGTGGTGCCGTGAGCAAGGAATTCCGTTTGAGACCGTCGGAAATAACGAGAAAGTTAACAGCGTTAAAGGTACTAAAGCCGCCTTTGAAGCTACGAAGATGACGGTTTCTTTTTTGGTCAACAAATTATCGGGTAGTCAAACCATGGAGGCGGCTAACGGTGTTGTTTATGAGCTTCGTGCTCTGTCGAAAACCGACTCGGATAGTCGAGCCTGCATTGCAGAAGCTGGAGCGATCCCGATCTTGGTCAGGTATTTAGGTTCAAGTGTAGGTTTGGAGCATCCGAACCTCCAGGTCAACGCTGTTACTACTATTCTTAACCTTTCCATCTTAGAAGCAAACAAAACGAGAATCGTGGAGACTGACGGAGCTTTAAATGGCGTTATCGAGGTGTTACGTTCAGGTGCCACGTGGGAAGCCAAGGGGAATGCGGCGGCGACGATATTCAGCTTATCGGGCATACACGGGTACAGAAAAGGTTTAGGGAGGAAGACACGTGTCATAAAGGGATTGTTGGATTTAGCCAAAGACGGAACCACGAGCTGCCAAAAGGATGCACTCCTGGCTATTTTGAATTTGGCTGGAGATAGGGAGACTGTAGGGAGGTTAGTTGAAGGAGGGGTGATACAGATGGTGAGCGGAGTCATCGACGAGCTACCGGAGGAAGCGGTGGCAATACTCGAGGCGGTGACTAGGAGAGGCGGATTGGCAGCGATCGCGGCGGCTTTCAACATAATTAAGAAACTGGGTGTTATCCTGAGGGAAGGGTCAGATAATGCAAGGGAAAGCGCCTCAGCTACTTTGGTCACCATGTGTAGGAAAGGGGGACCGGAGATGGTAGCGGAGTTGGCAGTGATTCCGGGGATTGAAAGGATAATATGGGAAGTAATGGGTGGTGGAACCGCAAGAGGGAGACGGAAAGCGGCGACGTTGTTGCGGATTCTTCGAAGATGGGCGGCCGGTTTGGATTTGGATACAAATAATGTTGTGGATAGTTCAAACATGATAACCATGACTGTAGGTACATCAAGAACAATATTGCAAGCATGA
- the LOC107903597 gene encoding CBL-interacting serine/threonine-protein kinase 14, translating into MAETGDRSSTSNDLSEISSEMALLGKYEVGKLLGYGAFAKVYQARNMQTGETVAIKAVSKKKVLRGKMMAQVKREIAIMRRLNHPNIVKLIEVLATKSKVYFVMEYAKGGEFLTRINKGRFSEELCRWYFQQLISAVGFCHSRGVFHRDLKPENLLFDENWNLKVTDFGLSTMTEQVRQDGLLHTFCGTPAYVAPEILSKKGYDGAKADIWSCGIVLYVLHAGYLPFNDANMTVMYRNIYRGEYKFPKWTSPELRRLISRLLDTNPETRITIDEIINDPWFKNGYKEVKVQPVDFDLKEETQSNVRFNAFDLISFSTGFDLSGLFNDNEFSVQRERFVSAEKPWRIIERIKEEVAKMENVEVISMRESGIRLEHLGNNLVIAIDINQLTEELVVVEAGRRELTAGSSDEIWNEKLKPRLSDLVYNSESEL; encoded by the coding sequence ATGGCGGAGACCGGAGACCGTTCTAGCACTAGCAACGACTTGTCGGAGATTTCATCGGAGATGGCGTTGTTAGGGAAGTACGAGGTCGGGAAATTGTTGGGGTACGGCGCGTTCGCTAAGGTTTACCAAGCGCGTAACATGCAGACGGGGGAGACGGTGGCGATCAAGGCGGTGAGTAAAAAGAAAGTCCTCCGTGGTAAGATGATGGCGCAAGTTAAAAGAGAGATTGCTATCATGCGCCGGCTGAACCATCCCAACATCGTGAAACTCATCGAAGTTTTAGCAACGAAGAGCAAGGTTTACTTCGTAATGGAATACGCTAAAGGCGGCGAGTTTTTAACAAGGATAAATAAAGGCCGGTTCAGTGAAGAACTCTGCCGTTGGTATTTCCAACAATTAATCTCCGCCGTCGGATTTTGCCACTCTAGAGGCGTTTTCCACCGTGATTTGAAACCGGAGAACCTCTTATTCGACGAGAATTGGAATTTAAAAGTGACCGATTTCGGACTCAGCACCATGACGGAACAAGTCCGACAAGACGGTCTCCTCCATACGTTTTGCGGTACCCCAGCTTACGTAGCGCCGGAGATTTTATCTAAAAAAGGATACGACGGTGCTAAAGCTGATATTTGGTCATGCGGCATCGTTTTGTACGTTCTTCATGCTGGTTATCTTCCTTTTAATGATGCAAATATGACGGTAATGTATCGTAACATTTACAGAGGTGAATATAAATTCCCGAAATGGACATCACCGGAGCTCCGGCGATTGATTTCCCGCCTTTTAGATACAAACCCGGAAACAAGAATCACCATTGATGAAATCATCAATGACCCATGGTTTAAAAACGGGTATAAAGAAGTTAAAGTTCAGCCGGTTGATTTTGATTTAAAAGAAGAAACTCAAAGCAATGTTCGATTCAATGCTTttgatttaatttctttttcgaCCGGTTTTGATCTTTCcggtttatttaatgataatgaATTTTCCGTTCAACGGGAACGGTTTGTATCGGCGGAGAAGCCGTGGAGGATTATAGAGAGAATTAAAGAAGAGGTGGCGAAAATGGAGAATGTGGAGGTTATAAGTATGAGAGAAAGTGGGATACGGCTAGAACACCTGGGGAATAATTTGGTTATTGCTATTGATATTAACCAGTTGACGGAGGAGCTCGTGGTGGTTGAAGCCGGTCGCCGGGAACTCACCGCCGGGTCAAGTGATGAAATCTGgaatgaaaaattgaaacccagacTTTCCGATTTGGTATATAATTCTGAAAGTGAACTTTGA